The [Eubacterium] eligens ATCC 27750 genome segment TCAGTATTTGCACTGGCTGTAGTTAATAGTGCCAATAGTGCATATACATTGAAGCAGGGAGCAGGTATTGCAATATCGTTTATAATAATGATTATTGTTTCATTTATTGATTATAATTGGTTATTAAAGTATTACTGGATATGGTACGTAATAGTTAATATCATGCTTATAGGTGTTCTTACAGTGTTTGGTCATGGATCGCATGGAGCTACCAGATGGTTTAAGATAGGTCCGATACAGTTACAGCCTTCTGAATTTTTAAAGCTTGCGCTTATTTTACTGGTTGCAAAACTTGTTGCAGCAAATAAAGAAAAACTTAATTCAATTAAGTTTCTTTTATTAATAGCATGTCTTACATTGTTTCCTATATTACTTGTTGCATTACAGCCGAATCTTTCTACAGCTATACTTTTATCTCTTATTGTTATTGCAATGCTTTATTGCTCAGGAGTAAGCTATAAGATTTTTGGAATTGCAATTCTGATTGCAATTCCGGTTTTATCAGCATTTTTGATATATGTTGTATCAGTTGAACACCCAATCCTTATAGAGGATTATCAAAGAAAACGAATTGTTGATTTTATTGAAGGTAAGTCAGAAGAAGTTGATATGAATGATGCAGGAACATATCAGCAGGCATATGCTGTTCAGGCAATTGGTTCTGGTAAGCTTACAGGAAAAGGGCTTAATAACAAGGATACTTCATCATTAA includes the following:
- a CDS encoding FtsW/RodA/SpoVE family cell cycle protein; its protein translation is MLKKYKLRSYNFILVFILIVTSVFALAVVNSANSAYTLKQGAGIAISFIIMIIVSFIDYNWLLKYYWIWYVIVNIMLIGVLTVFGHGSHGATRWFKIGPIQLQPSEFLKLALILLVAKLVAANKEKLNSIKFLLLIACLTLFPILLVALQPNLSTAILLSLIVIAMLYCSGVSYKIFGIAILIAIPVLSAFLIYVVSVEHPILIEDYQRKRIVDFIEGKSEEVDMNDAGTYQQAYAVQAIGSGKLTGKGLNNKDTSSLKNAGYIAEAQNDFIFAVIGEELGFTGSCITIFLLFLIVIECIIAAVRAKDFGGRLICCGVAIYIGFQTFINIGVVSWILPNTGVPLPFFSCGITSLLTLFIAMGIVLNVSLQRNVERDDDMFADDFRG